Within the Solibacillus silvestris genome, the region TATAGTTGACTTTGGTTATGTAGAATCTTTAAATGGATGGGAACAGGGTTTTAATTTCGCTAAAGAGAATAATGCTCAATGGAATATAAGAGTAGTTTCAATTCTTCCTTTAAGAAAGGATGAAACGATGGCTATTTTATCCGCTACTATGGTTATTCAAGGAGAGAGTTTAAAAACAGCAAATTTATTCTTTCAAACGTTTAAAAAATATAACCAAGGTGATTGGAAATTAGTAAGAAGTTATATTGAAACAGGAATAAGTTTAAACGGCGTGTTTTTCAACAACTAGGTACTTTAGTCTTAAAGAATTAATACAGTATATAAAATCACATTCAAAAATGTTTGAATACACAAAAAAAGCAGGAACTTTGTTTAATCAACGTTTCTGCTTTTAATATAGGTACATTGTAAATCAATACGGACAACGGTTTGAACGTACATTGGGGGACACTGTGTCATGGATTTTTTGCATGAAATCATGTATAAACTGATCGTTGATAATCCATTTTGTGTTCTTTTTTATGAAAATGGACTATTAGGTACTGAAGTCAGCTTTTATTTTACAAAAATATGTGCATCGCAATAACAAAGTCCTTTGCAACTTGGGCAATCGACGTTATATGGCTCGAAATAGCGCGGCATATAAACGAATGGTTCGAATCCCTGCGTCGTAAACTGTCGCTCAGCTGCCCAGCGATTTGTATCAGATTGTACCCAGCCAACCGTTACAATTGTTTTTGCAATCGGCTGTGCTGCTTCAAGATAAGCACGCACAAGATTAGTTCCAATCCCTTTTTTTCGTTCGTTCGGATGGACGACAAAATGACTTGTATAATAACTGATGCCTGTTGTGACCTGTTCCTTTAACAATTGCAGCTCTTCACTGAAATAAGGGAATTCCTTGTTGAAATCCTGTATTTCATAACCCGCAATATATCCGACAACTTCATTATGCTCATTAATAGATACATAACGAATGCCGCCAGCC harbors:
- a CDS encoding flavoprotein — encoded protein: MDNSFTIFLDAYLDAWRNSSLVDLKELISQTYEAREITGGNIVDFGYVESLNGWEQGFNFAKENNAQWNIRVVSILPLRKDETMAILSATMVIQGESLKTANLFFQTFKKYNQGDWKLVRSYIETGISLNGVFFNN
- a CDS encoding histone acetyltransferase, whose translation is MNIYPYEKKYAVQIAALLNDFLPFEPETANTVDQAGGIRYVSINEHNEVVGYIAGYEIQDFNKEFPYFSEELQLLKEQVTTGISYYTSHFVVHPNERKKGIGTNLVRAYLEAAQPIAKTIVTVGWVQSDTNRWAAERQFTTQGFEPFVYMPRYFEPYNVDCPSCKGLCYCDAHIFVK